The Osmia bicornis bicornis chromosome 9, iOsmBic2.1, whole genome shotgun sequence genome has a segment encoding these proteins:
- the LOC114874453 gene encoding vacuolar protein sorting-associated protein 13B isoform X3 translates to MFKLESYITPVILSYVEKYVKNFKPEQSQVSLWGGDASFQNLDLRLEVLEEQLNLPFVFVSGHIHELLIHVPWVKITSEPIVITINTIECILKLKDDTKVETNPSAMQKRLELPQEETPPGYIKSIVTKVVNNITINCNNLILKYVEEDIVLSVNVRFLSMQTVNNKWEPTFTDVNGYEVMLRKVVTIQDLTLCLDKMDASGKIEIYQDPVLYRCSVVIRLIVNYHSNTAKKASITRLDLHCQKMEFSITEQQVPMLLRLAALIMALQTKQFPSNKEKSLISMEEREDSTQDDIDHVSGVATETSGWGGWAWNVVSSLLPIDWDNDWSTEQQMAYSGHTIHLGIYVQDTTLTFKTVENVKEQLFYKSRKLRYKSFLTLRLNGVVVDTLLQGIAMTSFQVGMGCIRIYPRGTCSCGHLEVVDGAQPPLYFIAGKLNTDYLKDSLFDNDSVENKGKKREYKQGIYYYLCAVSEERLIERCPAFAMDYVHCVELPDDITPEKLAEFGSNFEYSNFHERRVMRYIIGDLTVRLCSGIFHRIETIKQAAANYDYNPYIVTKPDPLADELPPVTLEEYEALRENVSMAETKLIVIKASLQLQLADHSVTGLPRHRKIVESRTAPLTPALTDDPFLSIECDEAIISVLQPLYPFRLAACASKQTDLSTEMFSQCHKIVSVQVNGAKSQLYLTKSCHTSIVMPYSVECKIKKLLYPQYWRDIDLIHETYTVHMDSITITGTKAKLMIAVSILTSIFDPNDTTNPLVCSSLFSDACQETDPVYLELLFENVNCKKLSSLVTVSYEISMSSVKMFALNESQQAFVFSGPESNIDGDVENKSLLTAVIQFPKDIEKQTHPPLISLQMADIRASLDPLLFKWLEYRVTYYNVGTLCTMRPEMQQHLEGASSDTGTKKKTFPSLHESVHSSSDKEKRKSIITTEKSKTVQNDETQKKYDSKTSGERQNLQNLGILARLSEWYPWWGGLVLSGCVGHIVIYIPSMTMSGIGAYGIEEAKDGALKNNKNLQILIIKLPALVIHSSNVNFELLTPYLQELPVVLPKSMWTNKSQSFPWTLSLVDFHCYMLQEHTQKNFIKKMSLNATVALTTKVTTFKSESVLSALGVCVHIDNSPIIVSISEEQVVFMNKIISSIASIVRVTTSANKSVITSTQMNTEAQVVLPIIPQTPSTPTQLLYPEDTTTNSTVSTSKDDTTQDTDELVLTAWIQWTITKIAIKLYVTEKESLSSLKLVLELEDIITSLDLQPVYFKLKSKITTVTIFHYTRAPNSVTWDIGEYVGAVLCGREDSLEKGDDSGFLSFTLTRAKSGNVHTRWGTYKKHKTQKKDVMTESVLSTNSYISEVVIKVQMMDLILPLTIVSKYMQLIKPFTCFYQSAEKGTIENSEQNVAPHLTSITNLDIETLPLIYLDFKGLRLMLPVSNTVKCKPQHDLLMFQLDGVRITPHAENPICRTPLRLDIYQLAAQANILSIPGSAVEDRQYQINIKGICAHTTTWKNYQLSINKKISQSYLYTMNENPALEWNKLGHGSSLERQFSTLPLLSKFDLCLIIAPPVLFKPDITVCGSAIEVNCITDIEVTLNLDQIHLITVLNNELKNVLLGRFEQNENVVTCSNTSQKLFASMEGIKQITWTKQSSNDTDVDFTKDSGIDFETSSVNSTIVGKPPSSDTSVLLPFEFLVNCGKITFILYDIQETVTEYQVDINEVEEEEGETQKQPLLYVMVNQPNIYFSQQHPLQKIQVSCFDITVALGEKERRELISIPTEKDFKVFMIETKNGDLHPDTGIPPSFITVKYEKTLGKNPQFSVDMGRPTKIHFSLSRLSQMYIIKNKILTCFVDQHDSTSVEQLDDTKVHSVTKSKKLYWPDLNMSTKQLVLSLKTDSGAEIITSLSSLSGNISSLLRPDRIYSNTSVDSFIISVILNENIKVLLNPWCCNITICLLWETWQNIDSIPQVQIQADSDSLYLDFGPEQIKIIKNVMEDCQLLLSELTTSSSKCKDNEKQIVLSTEQHYQDDLKAGAFQFVNGNADELPFPYQVIFFTYPQQSMAWRYPQPRTLTRIHVSPVPFETLDSDTFNVEKVLCTLEYWSDCHMSYQRYADFYLSETDSYRLELPEKAPARAVACIWRVVLLSNSNRPKAIISARVLAACLRIDSYFNSSIIPNIQAALNIGAIHVCMYNHISTTMSELHPPLNNYTLKGTIPETQCFMTLEHKGAILVLNRWIDGSTLIDIGGTFGIHILDYSYLTMQEILDPLEARLQLSLSDKTDISLTCSPFSLKLSPTVAHTLAVSTHLWFASLEEENKNMILFTRYVIANNSNVPILFGQSGTGENILLESRQCNFYSWRHISNKMLRIAIKENSWLWSKPFSVGTDGIQAIEFSNSTMKTAVFVSVASISAMQKLVTFCGQLVISNQLIDNFEMKLVRYEADIGSKVTVLKDVYPISGKSRPPSVILDGNKKMAIRLRFTNAPNLSWTGDIPLQPNVKWGQPWLVKVPLQERGQFLSIWVRIVTQTIQERTKVLAVLSPLYMIRSHLPVPVRVQMDTPSLKTSLSTMVNGRGERQQLYCPGTFEHFHQLTFQLESGVSTSNPYVPLSYSSVDQRKFFRRPETEDIDEILKNLENQTDETEWPFQEDEMEEWISAEQPQTHVQVKYQDAGLVSSTLLLELQPWCFILNSMGCYLSLVSEDIELCQIPHYGIITPPKLEGTFHLCVGIGDTFYTSQALQLARPDWSQSFYMPRIGGLIPVDGNVKTCVDCGSSVSIMSINSSMYEDMRLVRVTSSHVINNLTPQELCVATLAVYDDATALELPNDLTPFSFNISPSEDQKQGIPITQWYTLYMEEIIEPLALYISLSLGHKWSCPVRVDQGMSRKCVAVPNGSTTMPVVITIQEDKGTTYIMIYVDHHPQLLIENTCAFKILLAQANETAGGIIPDTSHFAWICEIESNASCHYTIPSVSNRLPDTPVANTSNVLLFSAVTSGYNEQVTKSKELRWSRGINLSAISSVPMDQYVRLPSYGDVKLIMQNHCYTTFINILPISQVEVSARDIRSRLLRKENDTKEVETLHSSFSSEQEDDKTINVQSSGSSTSVTTFFSAQDDTIAPEMKTSQINSRLMKNVENVKGNENDDAKTIEESNSNEGSASICLRGVTIVIMHDMNENAQRIEVASLSMTDVVVIVAAKFRIINLRAFIGDLQLDNQLFDQGGFDFPVVLISQSPLVVRETRFYTSTCLMNKIEQIRENSLIAIDYVLENQGQLRVSKDLFIKIAPISAYIEDTYITQLLNYATSMVPPRFLVSDDIKKTRTLVSTIGVYIPDYIMVDAKILSTPLKLQNLKIEPVSILLSVHTSVRLYVALDHSPLYFGTFEKKNILTTPYRLGNALTMHYLSGAIFGAGWVVGSLEILGSPGSLAQALGSGLRDFVSLPFQGLLQGPWGFIVGITHGSASLMRHVTAGTLNSVTKLASSVARNLDRLTLDEEHLQRQEESRRMRPQGMAQGFYQGLTGLGMSLLAAVAGLAHHPLQQVLSGEITTKSLVTGVGLGLVGVVTKPLSGAAELVALTGQGLLQGAGWNSLPSPRQRPVVQYTTGNNNTSIKYAWWLLPLLENNHGNILHVTNADYVIQQGSNRAVTLVLTRHALLLVNTAEDNIERIYLLKDLISADHHLESTICLYCSPETVQTNRSLSPAPYEMDQEMRARVAEYVRSSSTGLASVSTNSDGQSDIFENTTPHSDRTLTFYVSPDSRNYLLSLFNIAKRQSQGSGFRVL, encoded by the exons ATGTTCAAACTGGAATCATATATAACACCAGTGATTCTTAGTTATGTTGAAAAATATGTGAAGAATTTTAAACCAGAACAATCTCAG GTTTCTTTATGGGGTGGTGATGCATCATTTCAAAATCTTGATTTACGGCTAGAAGTTTTGGAAGAACAACTTAATCTTCCTTTTGTTTTTGTCAGTGGTCACATACATGAACTACTTATTCATGTTCCTTGGGTAAAAATTACTTCAGAACCAATTGTCATTACAATTAACACAATAG aatgcattttaaaattaaaagatgaTACTAAAGTGGAAACTAATCCTTCTGCAATGCAGAAAAGACTGGAATTACCACA gGAAGAAACACCACCTGGGTACATAAAAAGTATAGTAACAAAGGTTGTAAATAACATAACAAtcaattgtaataatttaattctaaaatatGTGGAAGAAGATATTGTTCTTAGTGTCAATGTCAGATTTTTAAGTATGCaaactgttaataataaatggGAACCAACATTTACTG ATGTCAATGGATATGAAGTTATGCTTAGGAAAGTTGTTACTATTCAAGACCTAACATTATGTTTAGATAAAATGGATGCTTctggaaaaatagaaatatatcag GATCCTGTTCTGTATCGATGTTCCGTCGTAATACGCTTGATTGTAAATTATCACAGTAATACTGCAAAAAAAGCTTCTATTACGCGTTTAGACCTGCATTGTCAAAAGATGGAATTTAGTATAACAGAACAACAAGTACCAATGTTGCTTAGATTAGCTGCATTGATAATGGCCTTGCAGACAAAACAATTTCCATctaataaagaaaaatctttAATTTCTATGGAGGAAAGGGAGGATAGCACACAAG ACGATATAGATCACGTAAGCGGAGTTGCTACAGAAACCTCAGGCTGGGGTGGATGGGCTTGGAACGTGGTATCATCTTTATTACCTATTGATTGGGATAATGATTGGTCTACAGAACAACAAATGGCTTATTCAGGTCATACTATTCATTTAGGCATCTATGTGCAAGATACCACTTTAACTTTTAAG acAGTTGAAAATGTTAAGGagcaattattttataaatctcGTAAACTTCGATacaaatcatttttaacattGCGATTGAATGGAGTAGTGGTAGATACTTTACTCCAGGGTATTGCAATGACTAGTTTCCAAGTTGGAATGGGATGTATACGTATATATCCGAGAGGAACTTGCAGCTGCGGACATCTTGAAGTAGTAGATGGGGCTCAG CCACCCTTATATTTCATAGCTGGCAAGTTAAATACTGATTATTTGAAAGATTCTTTATTTGACAATGATTCAGTGGAGAacaaaggaaaaaagagagaatACAAACAAGGAATATATTACTATTTATGTGCAGTTTCAG AAGAGCGATTAATAGAACGATGCCCTGCATTTGCTATGGATTATGTTCATTGTGTGGAATTACCAGATGATATCACACCTGAGAAATTGGCAGAATTCGGGTCTAATTTTGAATATAG CAATTTTCACGAACGCAGAGTAATGAGGTACATCATAGGCGATTTAACTGTTAGGCTGTGTTCAGGTATTTTTCATCGTATTGAAACGATAAAGCAAGCTGCCGCGAACTACGATTACAATCCATATATCGTTACAAAACCAg aTCCGCTTGCGGATGAACTTCCTCCTGTTACATTGGAAGAATATGAAGCATTACGAGAAAATGTGTCTATGGCTGAGACAAAATTAATAGTAATAAAAGCATCTCTTCAATTACAATTAGCCGATCATTCTGTTACTGGATTACCACGCCACCGAAAGATCGTTGAAAGTCGA ACGGCACCCCTAACACCTGCTCTTACAGACGATCCTTTTCTAAGTATTGAATGTGATGAAGCAATTATATCAGTACTTCAACCTTTATATCCGTTTCGACTTGCAGCTTGTGCATCGAAACAAACTGATCTTTCAACAGAAATGTTTAGTCAGTGCCATAAGATTGTTTCAGTGCAG GTGAACGGAGCAAAGAGTCAACTTTACTTAACAAAAAGTTGCCATACATCTATAGTAATGCCTTATTCAGTTGAAtgcaaaataaagaaattattgtATCCACAATATTGGAGGGATATTGATTTAATACATGAAACATACACAGTACATATGGACAGTATTACGATTACCGGGACAAAAGCAAAATTAATGATTGCTGTATCTATATTGACTTCAATTTTCGATCCCAATGATACAACAAATCCTCTAGTGTGTTCTTCTTTATTTAGCGATGCTTGTCAAGAAACGG ATCCTGTATACCtggaattattatttgaaaatgtgaACTGTAAAAAGTTGTCATCTTTAGTTACAGTTTCATATGAAATAAGTATGAGTTCAGTGAAAATGTTTGCTCTTAATGAGTCACAACAGGCCTTTGTATTTTCAGGCCCAGAAAGTAACATTGATGG agatgtagaaaataaatcCCTCCTAACAGCTGTAATACAGTTCCcaaaagatattgaaaaacAAACGCATCCACCTTTGATTTCGCTTCAGATGGCAGATATCAGAGCTTCACTCGATCCACTACTTTTTAAGTGGTTGGAATATCGTGTTACTTATTATAATGTAGGTACCTTATGTACAATGCGACCTGAAATGCAGCAGCATCTCGAAGGTGCATCTTCCGATACTGGTACCAAGAAGAAGACATTTCCTAGTTTACATGAAAGCGTACATAGTTCTTCagataaagaaaaacgaaaatcAATTATAACAACAGAAAAGTCAAAAACTGTGCAAAACGATGAAACTCAAAAGAAATATGATTCTAAAACCTCAGGTGAAAGACAG AACTTACAGAATTTGGGAATATTGGCCAGATTGTCAGAATGGTATCCATGGTGGGGTGGACTTGTGTTAAGTGGATGTGTTGGACATATTGTTATTTACATACCATCAATGACAATGAGTGGTATAGGGGCATATG GTATAGAAGAAGCCAAAGATGGAGCACtgaaaaacaataaaaatttacaaatactaataataaaattacccGCCTTAGTTATTCATTCGTCTAATGTAAATTTCGAATTGCTGACACCTTATCTTCAAGAATTACCAGTTGTACTACCAAAATCAATGTGGACAAATA AGTCGCAAAGTTTTCCATGGACGTTGAGCCTTGTCGATTTCCATTGCTACATGTTACAAGAGCATAcacaaaaaaattttattaaaaaaatgtcattAAATGCTACAGTTGCTCTTACAACTAAAGTCACAACCTTTAAATCAGAAAGTGTATTGTCCGCTTTAGGTGTTTGCGTTCACATCGATAATTCTCCTATTATCGTTTCAATTTCTGAGGAACAG gtAGTTTTcatgaataaaataatctcAAGTATTGCAAGCATAGTACGAGTTACAACCAGCGCAAATAAAAGTGTGATAACTAGTACTCAAATGAATACTGAAGCACAAGTTGTTCTTCCAATCATACCACAAACTCCATCTACACCAACACAGTTACTGTATCCAGAAGATACAACTACAAACTCAACTGTTTCAACTTCAAAAGATGATACTACACAAG ATACGGATGAATTAGTTTTGACAGCATGGATTCAATGGACTATAACAAAAATCGCCATAAAATTATATGTCACGGAAAAAGAAAGTTTATCTTCATTAAAATTAGTTCTTGAATTGGAAGATATTATTACTTCTTTAGACTTACAGCCTgtctattttaaattaaaaagcaaaattacGACAGTCActatatttcattatacaag agCACCAAATTCTGTGACTTGGGATATCGGGGAATACGTTGGCGCAGTGCTTTGTGGAAGAGAAGATAGTTTAGAAAAAGGTGATGATTCCGGATTTCTAAGTTTTACCTTAACTAGAGCAAAATCAGGAAATGTTCATACACGATGGGGTACTTACAAAAAACACAAAACTCAAAAG aaagaTGTAATGACTGAAAGTGTCTTATCTACTAATAGTTATATTTCTGAAGTGGTTATCAAAGTACAAATGATGGATCTAATTTTACCGCTCACGATAGTTAGCAAATATATGCAATTAATAAAACCTTTCACGTGTTTCTATCAATCCGCTGAGAAAGGTACAATTGAAAATTCTGAACAAAATGTAGCACCACATTTGACTAGTATTACCAATCTTGATATTGAAACATTACCACTAATATACCTGGATTTCAAAGGACTTAGATTAATGTTACCAGTATCAAACACAGTGAAGTGTAAACCCCAACATGATTTATTAATGTTTCAG CTAGATGGAGTTCGCATTACTCCGCATGCTGAAAATCCGATTTGTAGAACACCTTTAAGATTAGATATATATCAACTTGCAGCTCAAGCAAATATCTTGAGCATACCCGGTTCTGCTGTAGAAGATCGACAAtatcaaattaatataaaaggAATATGTGCTCATACAACTACTTGGAAAAATTATCAATTGAGTATAAATAAg AAAATATCTCAGTCATATCTTTATACCATGAATGAAAATCCTGCATTAGAATGGAATAAACTCGGACATGGTAGTAGTTTAGAACGACAATTTTCCACGCTTCCACTATTATCAAA GTTTGATTTGTGCTTGATCATTGCCCCGCCTGTACTGTTTAAACCGGACATAACAGTATGCGGAAGTGCCATTGAAGTAAATTGTATTACGGATATAGAGGTGACATTAAATTTAGATCAAATTCACTTAATAACTGTTctaaataatgaattgaaaaatgtattacTGGGACGTTTTGAACAAAATGAGAATGTAGTTACGTGTAGTAATACATCTCAGAAACTGTTTGCGAGTATGGAAGGTATAAAACAAATAACTTGGACGAAACAAAGTTCTAACGATACAGACGTTGATTTTACTAAAGACAGTGGTATAGATTTCGAAACGTCTAGTGTGAATTCAACTATTGTT GGTAAACCACCATCTTCAGATACTTCAGTTCTTTTACCATTTGAGTTTTTAGTAAACTGTGGAAAAATAACATTCATACTTTATGATATTCAAGAAACAGTCACAGAATATCAAGTC GATATAAATGAAGTTGAAGAAGAGGAGGGTGAAACTCAGAAGCAACCACTACTGTATGTAATGGTTAATCAACCAAATATTTACTTCTCTCAACAGCACCCATTACAAAAGATACAA GTATCGTGTTTTGATATAACCGTCGCACTTGGAGAAAAAGAACGCAgagaattaatttcaatacCGACAGAAAAAGATTTCAAAGTCTTCATGATCGAAACGAAAAACGGTGACCTGCATCCAGACACAGGCATCCCTCCATCATTTATAAcagtaaaatatgaaaaaacatTAGGAAAAAATCCGCAATTCTCTGTAGACATGGGTAGACCTACGAAAATTCATTTCTCCTTATCAAGACTAAGTCAgatgtatattattaaaaataag ATATTAACATGCTTCGTGGATCAACATGATTCAACGTCAGTTGAACAACTTGATGATACGAAGGTACATTCAGTAACGAAATCGAAAAAATTGTACTGGCCTGATTTAAATATGTCTACAAAGCAACTTGTGCTTTCTCTGAAGACTGATTCTGGTGCTGAAATAATAACTAGTTTATCTTCGTTGTCTGGCAATATTTCATCTCTTCTTAGGCCTGATAGAATATATTCTAACACATCTGTAGATTCTTTCATCATATCAGTAATtcttaatgaaaatataaaagttcTTTTAAATCCATGGTGCTGCAATATTACCATTTGTTTGCTTTGGGAGACTTGGCAAAATATCGATTCTATTCCTCAAGTACAGATACAAGCAGATAGCGATAGTCTTTATCTAGATTTTGGTCcagaacaaataaaaattataaaaaatgttatgGAAGACtgtcaattattattaagcGAGTTAACAACGTCTTCATCGAAATGCAAAGataatgaaaaacaaattgtACTTTCAACTGAGCAACATTATCAGGACGATCTTAAAGCCGGCGCATTTCAATTTGTGAATGGTAATGCAGACGAACTTCCTTTTCCTTATCAA GTCATATTTTTTACTTATCCTCAACAATCAATGGCCTGGAGATATCCACAACCGAGGACATTAACAAGGATACACGTGTCACCAGTTCCGTTTGAA ACATTGGATTCAGATACTTTTAATGTGGAAAAAGTGCTTTGTACCCTTGAATACTGGAGCGATTGCCATATGTCTTATCAACGTTACGCTGACTTCTATTTATCAGAAACAGATTCTTACCGTCTAGAACTTCCTGAAAAAGCTCCAGCACGAGCAGTGGCTTGCATATGGCGTGTGGTTCTGCTTTCAAACAGTAATCGACCAAAAGCAATAATTTCAGCTCGTGTTCTTGCAGCATGTCTACGTATTGATTCGTATTTTAATTCTTCAATTATACCTAACATACAAGCTGCGCTTAATATCGGTGCTATTCATGTATGCATGTACAATCACATTAGCACTACTATGAGCGAGCTACACCCACCTTTAAACAATTACACGTTGAAAGGTACAATACCTGAAACTCAATGTTTCATGACCCTGGAACATAAAGGGGCTATCCTTGTACTTAACAGATGGATAGACGGTTCTACGTTGATCGATATCGGCGGTACATTTGGGATACACATACTGGATTATAGTTACTTAACTATGCAAGAAATATTAGATCCTTTGGAAGCAAGATTACAACTTTCGCTATCAGATAAAACTGATATATCTTTAACCTGCAGCCCTTTTTCCTTAAAACTAAGCCCAACTGTAGCTCATACACTTGCAGTTTCAACTCATTTATGGTTTGCATCTCtggaagaagaaaacaaaaatatgattttattCACACGTTACGTAATAGCTAATAACAGCAATGTGCCTATCCTCTTTGGTCAGAGTGGTACAggagaaaatatattattggAAAGTAGACAATGTAATTTCTATTCGTGGCGACATATCAGCAATAAAATGTTGCGGATAGCGATAAAAGAAAACAGTTGGTTATGGAGCAAACCATTTTCTGTGGGAACTGATGGGATTCAAGCAATAGAATTTAGCAATTCCACGATGAAAACGGCAGTATTTGTAAGCGTTGCATCGATTTCTGCCATGCAGAAGCTTGTCACATTCTGTGGACAGCTCGTAATTTCCAATCAGTTGATTGacaattttgaaatgaaattagtCAGGTACGAAGCTGACATTGGGTCAAAAGTAACCGTGTTGAAAGATGTGTATCCTATCTCTGGTAAAAGTCGACCACCTTCGGTTATACTTGATGGCAATAAGAAAATGGCAATACGTTTGCGGTTTACAAACGCACCGAATCTATCATGGACAGGGGACATTCCTCTACAACCTAACGTTAAATGGGGACAACCGTGGCTTGTTAAAGTTCCTTTGCAAGAACGTGGACAATTTTTGAGCATTTGGGTACGGATAGTGACGCAAACAATTCAGGAGAGAACAAAAGTACTAGCTGTGCTTAGTCCACTTTACATGATCCGATCGCATCTACCGGTACCAGTTAGAGTACAGATGGATACACCTTCGTTAAAGACATCTTTAAGCACGATGGTAAATGGTCGAGGTGAACGACAACAATTGTACTGTCCTGGAACATTTGAACATTTCCATCAGTTAACATTTCAATTGGAATCTGGAGTTTCAACTTCTAATCCATACGTGCCATTGTCGTACAGTTCTGTTGATCAAAGAAAGTTTTTCAGAAGGCCTGAAACCGAGGACATCGATGAAATTCTAAAGAATCTTGAAAATCAAACGGACGAAACAGAATGGCCTTTCCAGGAAGACGAGATGGAGGAATGGATATCTGCTGAACAACCGCAAACGCATGTGCAAGTGAAATACCAGGATGCTGGTTTGGTCTCCAGTACATTGCTACTAGAACTGCAACCATGGTGTTTCATATTAAATTCAATGGGATGTTATCTCTCTCTCGTATCCGAAGATATCGAACTCTGTCAGATTCCTCATTACGGTATCATAACACCACCGAAATTAGAAGGCACATTTCATTTATGCGTTGGCATTGGTGATACTTTTTATACATCCCAGGCTCTACAATTGGCTCGACCCGATTGGAGTCAAAGCTTTTACATGCCAAGAATAGGGGGGCTAATTCCTGTCGATGGAAATGTTAAAACATGCGTCGATTGTGGTTCAAGTGTCTCTATTATGAGCATCAATTCCAGCATGTACGAAGATATGCGTCTGGTACGCGTAACAAGTAGTCatgttattaacaatttaacgCCTCAAGAATTATGCGTCGCCACATTAGCGGTTTACGATGATGCAACTGCACTTGAATTGCCAAACGATCTTACCCCTTTCAGCTTTAACATTTCACCAAGCGAAGATCAGAAACAAGGCATTCCGATCACACAGTGGTACACATTATACATGGAGGAGATCATAGAACCTCTCGCACTTTATATATCTCTAAGTTTAGGACACAAATGGTCATGTCCAGTTCGAGTAGATCAAGGTATGAGTCGCAAGTGCGTTGCTGTTCCAAATGGCTCTACTACTATGCCAGTAGTTATCACTATACAAGAGGATAAAGGTACAACTTACATAATGATATACGTGGATCACCATCCTCAGTTACTAATTGAAAACACGTGcgctttcaaaattttactGGCTCAAGCTAATGAAACAGCAGGAGGAATAATACCAGACACTTCTCATTTTGCTTGGATATGTGAGATTGAAAGTAACGCATCCTGTCATTATACCATTCCATCTGTTAGCAATAGACTACCTGATACACCTGTTGCCAACACGtcaaatgtattattattttctgctGTAACGAGCGGCTATAACGAGCAAGTAACTAAGAGCAAAGAATTACGATGGTCAAGAGGTATAAATTTATCCGCAATATCAAGTGTACCAATGGATCAATATGTGCGACTCCCATCGTATGGAGATGTAAAGTTGATCATGCAAAATCATTGTTACACTAcgttcattaatattcttccTATATCTCAAGTAGAGGTATCTGCACGAGATATTAGAAGTCGACTTTTACGTAAAGAGAACGATACGAAAGAAGTTGAAACGTTACATAGCTCATTTTCGTCTGAACAAGAAGACGACAAAACGATAAATGTACAGAGCTCCGGTAGTTCAACCTCTGTTACAACTTTCTTTTCGGCTCAAGATGATACTATAGCCCCGGAAATGAAAACTTCGCAAATAAATTCACGTCTGatgaaaaatgtagaaaatgtGAAGGGTAACGAAAACGATGATGCAAAAACCATTGAGGAGAGTAATTCCAACGAAGGCTCTGCCTCTATTTGTCTTCGTGGTGTTACTATTGTTATCATGCATGACATGAATGAAAATGCTCAAAGAATCGAAGTGGCCAGCTTGTCAATGACCGATGTCGTAGTCATTGTTGCTGCAAAATttagaattataaatttacGTGCTTTCATTGGTGATCTGCAATTGGATAATCAACTGTTTGATCAAGGAGGATTTGATTTTCCAGTAGTACTAATTAGTCAAAGTCCGCTTGTAGTAAGAGAAACGAGATTTTATACAAGCACGTGTctaatgaataaaattgaacaaatCAGGGAAAACTCATTAATCGCGATTGATTATGTTTTAGAAAATCAGGGACAGTTAAGAG TGTCCAAAGATCTTTTCATAAAGATTGCACCAATTAGTGCTTATATTGAAGATACATACATAACTCAGTTGTTAAATTATGCAACTTCAATGGTACCACCACGATTTCTAGTATCAGATGATATAAAAAAGACAAGGACGTTAGTGTCAACTATTGGAGTGTACATTCCTGACTATATAATGGTCGATGCAAAAATATTGAGTACTCCATTAAAACTGCAAAATTTAAAGATTGAACCTGTATCCATCTTATTGAGCGTCCACACGTCTGTTCGTTTATACGTAGCTTTAGACCATTCTCCTCTGTATTTTGGTACATTTGAGAAGAAGAATATTTTGACTACTCCTTATAGGCTTGGTAATGCACTTACCATGCATTATTTATCTGGTGCTATATTCGGAGCAg GTTGGGTAGTTGGATCTTTAGAAATACTAGGTTCACCAGGAAGTTTAGCACAAGCTCTTGGATCGGGACTTCGCGATTTTGTTTCTCTTCCATTCCAAGGTTTATTGCAAGGGCCATGGGGTTTCATTGTTGGTATAACACATGGATCGGCCAGTTTAATGAGACACGTTACAGCAG GTACTCTAAATTCGGTGACTAAATTAGCATCAAGTGTAGCGCGAAATTTAGATCGCTTAACTTTGGACGAAGAACATTTGCAACGACAAGAAGAGTCTCGTAGAATGCGTCCTCAGGGCATGGCACAAGGATTCTATCAGGGTTTAACTGGGCTGGGAATGAGTCTTCTTG CTGCAGTGGCAGGTTTAGCACACCATCCTTTGCAACAGGTTTTATCAGGAGAGATAACAACTAAAAGTCTTGTCACTGGTGTTGGACTTGGATTAGTTGGAGTAGTTACCAAACCTTTAAGCGGTGCTGCAGAATTAGTTGCGCTGACCGGACAGGGATTACTACAAGGAGCTGGCTGGAATTCTTTACCCTcg CCTCGTCAAAGACCAGTTGTTCAGTATACAACCGGCAATAATAACACATCTATTAAATATGCTTGGTGGTTATTACCATTGCTTGAAAACAATCATGGCAATATTTTACATGTCACTAATGCAGATTATGTGATTCAGCAAGGTAGTAATCGTGCTGTAACATTGGTTTTAACAAGACATGCGTTACTACTAGTTAACACAGCGGAAGACAACATAGAacgaatatatttattaaaagatttaaTAAGTGCCGATCACCATTTGGAGTCAACAATATGTTTATACTGTTCTCCTGAGACAGTACAGACTAACAGGTCTTTATCACCGGCTCCATATGAG ATGGATCAAGAAATGCGAGCACGAGTAGCGGAGTACGTTCGAAGTAGCAGCACTGGCCTAGCTAGTGTTTCTACAAATAGTGATGGACAgtctgatatttttgaaaataccACTCCTCATTCTGATCGTACGCTTACATTTTACGTTTCTCCCGACTCGCGTAActatttattatcattatttaataTTGCCAAAAGACAAAGTCAGGGTAGTGGATTTAGAGtgttataa